In Microbacterium sp. No. 7, the genomic window GCGTTCGTCGCGCGGTGGCCGTCGGTGCGGCTGACGCTGCAGGAGCTGGACAACTCCGAGGTGCGTCAGCGGATCGTCGCCGGCGCCGTCGACGTCGGCGTGTTCGCGACGATCGGCGACCTGGACGCCGACGACCTCACCCTGGAAGACCTGCGGCGCGAGCCCCTCGTGGCCGTGCTGCCCACGGCCCATCCCCTGGCCGCACGGTCGGCCGTGCGCTTCGACGACCTGATCGCGCACGACCTGGTGCTGACCCGCACGACCGACCTCGCCGTCGACGAGCTGGCGCGGCGCCGCGGCGCGACCGTCGGGCCCCGGCAGGTCGTGCGCACGGGCGAGGTCGCCCTCGGCATGGTCCGCGCCGGCCTCGGCATCACGATCGTGTCGCGCCAGCTCGTGGACCGCGCCGACGATCCGGCGATCGCGGTCCGCGGGATCCCGGAGCCGTGGGCCGTGCGCCGCATCCACGCGGCGGTGCGTCGCGAGCGCGCCGGCAGCCCCGCGACGCGCGCCTTCGTCCGCTGCCTCGTCGCCGCGGCCGAGACCCGCGACGGCGCCATTCTCCTGTCGGAGCGGTGAGAGCCGACGGCGCCCGGGCAGGGAGCCGCGGCCGTCGTGGCGTTCAGGCGGCGGAGGCGCGGACGAGCTTGACCGTCAGGGAGTCGACGAGCACCGCGACGCGGTCGTCGGCGGCCCAGCGCGCGGCGAGGCGCTTCAGCACGGCATCCAGCTCGTGGCTGTCGAGGCCGTCGATGAGGTGCAGCCGCACGATCAGCTCGGGGCCGCGCAGCCGGGCGCGGGGGTCGCCCGGCTCGAGCGTCAGGTCGAGCACGGCGAGCTCGCCGCCGATGCTCTCGTGCAGGCCCGCGTAGACCTCGGGCGAGGCGTGCGGCGCCTCCCAGAGCTCGCCGCGGCCGATCGCCCAGACGGCGGGGCGCCGCAGCACGAACTCGGTGTCGGATGCCGGGTCGACGACGATCAGCTCCGTGTCGTCCTGCACGGCCGCGAGGGCCGTGCGCACGCCGTCGGCGGGCACGGGGCGCGCCTGGGCGTCCCAGCGCGTCATCGCGTCGACCGAGGTGAACACCGGCAGCACGCGCCGGCCGTCGGGAGAGGCGACCGTCACGATGGACAGCTCCTGCGTCTTGTCGACGCGCAGGCCCGTCGGCCCCACGCCCTCGTCGCCCTTCTCGGCGACGAGCGGGATCAGCAGCCGCGCCGAGCGGTACGCGTCGACGACGGCCGCGGCGTCGCCCTCCCCCGCGTGGAACGCGGTGAGCGCGGCGAGCAGCGCCGGGTCGGCGGACCCGTCGTCGCCGGCCCACGGGTTCTGCTCGAACGCGCGACCCTCCCACGGCACGCCGGCCGAGTCGGCGGACCCGCCGGGGGCGCAGGCGTGCTCGGCGTGCGAGTGCTCGGCGTGCGACGACATCAGTGTCCGGCGACGTCCAGCGCCTCGGGGAGCGTGAAGGCGCCGGCGTACAGCGCCTTGCCGACGATCGCGCCTTCGACGCCGAGGGGGACGAGCTCGCGCAGCGCGGCGATGTCGTCGAGGCTCGAGATGCCGCCCGATGCGATCACCGGCTTCGGGGTGCGGGTCGTGATCTCGCGCAGCAGGTCGATGTTCGGGCCGTTGAGCATGCCGTCCTTCGTGACGTCGGTCACGACGTAGCGGCTGCATCCGGCGTCCTCGAGGCGCTCGAGCACCTCCCACAGGTCGCCGCCCTCGCGCGTCCAGCCCCGCGCGGCGAGCGTCGTGCCGCGCACGTCGAGCCCGACCGCGATCGCGTCGCCGTAGCGGCCGATCACGTCGGCGGCCCACTCCGGGTTCTCCAGCGCGGCCGTGCCGAGGTTGATGCGCGCCGCCCCGCTCTCCAGCGCCGCCTCGAGCGTCGCGTCGTCGCGGATGCCGCCCGAGAGCTCCACCTGCACGCCCTTGAGCTGCTTGATCGCCTTGCGCAGCACGGCGGCGTTGCTGCCGCGGCCGAAGGCGGCGTCGAGGTCGACGAGGTGGATCCACTGCGCGCCGTCGCGCGCCCAGGCGAGCGCTGCGTCGACCGGGTCGCCGTAGCTGGTCTCGGTGCCCGCCTCGCCCTGCGTCAGCCGCACGGCCTTGCCGTCGGCGACGTCGACGGCGGGGAGGAGGGTCAGTTCGGGAATCGAAGCGAAGTCGTTCATGGCTCCAGCCGGGTCGGTGGTTCGCGCGTTTCGCGCCCCAGAGAGCCTATCGGCCCGTGGGCAGGGACGAAATCCAGTTGGAGAGCAGGCGGATGCCGGCCGCACCAGACTTCTCGGGGTGGAACTGCGTCGCCGAGAGCGGACCGTTCTCGACGGCGGCGAGGAACGGCGCGCCGTAGTCGCACCACGTCAGCACGGGCGGCGTGAACGGATGCATGACGTCGAGCGTCCACGACTGCGCGCCGTACGAGTGCACGAAGTAGAACCGCTCGTCCTCGATGCCGCGGAACAGCACGCTGTCCTCGCCCGCGCGCACCGTGTTCCAGCCGATGTGCGGGAGCACCGGGGCGTCGAGCTCGGTCACCACCCCGGGCCACTGGCCGAGGCCCTCGGTGTCGTTGCCCCGCTCGACGCCGTGCTCGAACAGCACCTGCATGCCGACGCAGATGCCGAGCACGGGCATGCCGCCGGCGAGCCGGCGCTCGATGATCTCGTGCCCGCGCGAGGCGCGCAGCTGGTCCATGACGGCCTGGAAGGCGCCGACGCCGGGCACGACGAGCCCCGCGGCGTCCTGCAGCAGGCCGCGGTCGGAGGTCAGGCGCGCGTCGGCGCCCGCCTCGGCGAGCGCCTTGACCGCGGAGTGCACGTTGCCCGAGCCGTAGTCGAGCACGGCGACGAGCGGAGCGTCGCTCACAGGGCGCCCTTCGTCGACGGGATGCCGTGCACGAGCGGGTCGAGGGCCTTCGCCTGGCGGAAGGCGCGGGCGACGGCCTTGTACTCGGCCTCGGCGATGTGGTGCGGGTCGCGGCCGCCCACGAGCGTGACGTGCATGGTGAGGCCCGCGTTGAAGGCCAGCGCCTCGAACGTGTGACGCACCATCGAGCCCGTGAAGTGCCCGCCGATGAGGTGGAGCTCGAACCCGGCCGGCTCGCCCGTGTGCACGAGGTACGGCCGTCCGCTGATGTCGACGACGGCCTGCGCGAGCGCCTCGTCGAGCGGAACGAGCGCGTCGCCGTAGCGCGAGATGCCCGACTTGTCGCCGAGGGCCTGGCGGATCGCCTGGCCGAGAACGATCGCCGTGTCCTCGACCGTGTGGTGCACGTCGATGTGGGTGTCGCCGGATGCGCGCACCGTGAGGTCGGTGAGCGAGTGCTTCGCGAAGGCCGTGAGCAGGTGGTCGTAGAACGGCACGGTCGTCTCGATGCTGCTGCGGCCGGTGCCGTCCAGGTTCAGCTCGATCTCGACCGTCGACTCGCTCGTCGAGCGACGCAGCGTCGCCGTGCGCGGGGCGGCAGTACTCATGAGCCGAGTCTACCGGGGCGGCCCGACGGCCGATCGCGGCCCGCGGCGACGCGAGGGGTCCGCTACAGCGACGCGAGCGCGTCGAGGAAGGCGCTCGTCTCCTCCTCCGTGCCGGCCGTGACGCGGAGGCTGTGCGCGATGCCGACGTCGCGCACGAGGATGCCGCGGTCGTAGAGCGCCTGCCAGGCCGCCTTCGGGTCGTCGAGGCCGGAGAACAGCACGAAGTTCGTCCAGCTCTCGTACGGCGTGTAGCCGAGCGCCGAGACGGTCGCCGAGATGCGGTCGCGCTGCTCGACGATGTCGTCGACCATCGCGAGCATCGTGGGTGCGTGCCGCAGCGCCGCCGTCGCCGCCGCCTGCGTGAGGGCGCTCAGGTGGTACGGCAGGCGCACGAGGCGCAGTGCGTCGATGAGCGCGGGGTCGGCCGCGAGGTAGCCGACGCGGGCGCCCGCGAACGCGAAGGCCTTGCTCATGGTGCGCGAGACGACGAGGCGCTCGCGCCCGGGCAGCAGGGTGAGCGCCGACCGCTCGTCGCGCGGTGCGAACTCCTGGTAGGCCTCGTCGACGATCACGATCCCGCGCGCGGCCTCGTAGACGGCCTCGATGACGTCGAGGCGCAGCGGCGTGCCGGTCGGGTTGTTCGGGGAGCAGAGGAACACGACGTCGGGCGCGGCGCGCTCGACCTGGGCGGCCGCGTCGTCGGCCGAGAGCGAGTAGTCGGACGCGCGCGTGCCCGCGACGAACCCGGCCCCCGTGGCGCGCGCGAGCAGCGGATACATCGAGTACGTGGGCCCGAAGCCGAGAGCGGTGCGCCCCGGCCCCGCGAACGCCTGCAGCAGGTGCTGCAGCACCTCGTTCGAGCCGTTCGCCGCCCAGATCTGCTCGCGCGTCAGCCCGTGTCCCAGATAGTCGGCGAAGCCCTCGCGCAGTGCCGTGAACTCGCGGTCGGGGTAGCGGTTGATCTCGGCGAGGGCCTGGCCCACGGCGTCGAGGATGTCGTCGGCGACCGCGGCCGGCACGGGGTGCGTGTTCTCGTTGACGTTGAGGGCCACCGGGAGCGGTGCCTGCGGGGCGCCGTAGGGGGTCAGACCACGCAGGTCGTCGCGAATGGGGAGGTCTTCTAAGCGGGCACTCACGCGATCCATGCTAGAGCGCTCGTCAGCGACCCGGCGTGTACTCCAGCGGCAGCGCGATCGACTGACCGACGTCGAGCCGCGCCGAGCTCAGCGCGTTGAGCCTCATGATCGCGTCGATCACGTCGCGCGGGTCGGCGTCGGGGGCGATCTCTCCCGCGAGCGACCACAGCGTGTCGCCGGGCTGCACCGTGACCGTCTCGAACGAGGCGGGATCCGCCGGGCGCTCGGACGACGCCACCGCGCCGCCCCCGGAGAGCATCGCGATGCTCACCGCGACGACGACGGGCGCCGAGGCGAGCGCGACGAGGACGCGGCGGCCGCGGGTCGTGAGGCGCAGGCGCGTGCGGACGACGACGGGACGAGGACCGGCGATGTCGATCGTGCTCATGATGGTGCTCCTCTGAGGTTGAGACGTTCGCATCCGGTTCTCGGCCGGGAGAATCGGATGCGAACGTCTTTTCCGAATGTATCTACGATGTTCCGGGTCTGTCAAGCGGGTTCGCATCGGAGACGGATCGAAGGCGACACGCGCGGGCCTCTCGCCTTCCGCCCCTCGAAGCGGATACCGTTTCGACAGGGACACCCCATCACCGACCTCCGACATTCGAAGACGATCGTCAGAAGACGAGTGGGACGAGACGCCCGCCACGACATGCACGACACGCACCACACACCGCGCAGGACACACGAGGAGCACGAATGAGCGAGAAGCCGCAGACCCGCCGGCGCAAGAGCCTGAGCGAGAAGCAGATCGCGATCCTGGAGGTCATTCAGCGCTCGATCGCCCAGCACGGCTACCCGCCGAGCATGCGCGAGATCGGCGACGCCGTCGGTCTCAAGTCGCTGTCGAGCGTGACGCACCAGCTCGGCCAGCTCGAGCTCAGCGGCTATCTGCGCCGCGATCCGGGCAAGACGCGCGCCATGGAGGTGCTCATCGACCTGCCCGGCATCAGCGACAACCCCGCCGACGACGGCCCCTCCGTCGGCGACGCCGCGCTCGTGCCCCTCGTCGGCCGCATCGCCGC contains:
- a CDS encoding LysR family transcriptional regulator is translated as MSLTNIVRQLDLFSLRLFLSAVEEGQVTGAARREHIAASTATRRLQMLEELVGTPLLVRTREGVHPTEAGELLEAYAREVLSGLDSLHASFAQLAARMEGELIVASAHSAIVDLLAPAISAFVARWPSVRLTLQELDNSEVRQRIVAGAVDVGVFATIGDLDADDLTLEDLRREPLVAVLPTAHPLAARSAVRFDDLIAHDLVLTRTTDLAVDELARRRGATVGPRQVVRTGEVALGMVRAGLGITIVSRQLVDRADDPAIAVRGIPEPWAVRRIHAAVRRERAGSPATRAFVRCLVAAAETRDGAILLSER
- a CDS encoding SseB family protein — encoded protein: MSSHAEHSHAEHACAPGGSADSAGVPWEGRAFEQNPWAGDDGSADPALLAALTAFHAGEGDAAAVVDAYRSARLLIPLVAEKGDEGVGPTGLRVDKTQELSIVTVASPDGRRVLPVFTSVDAMTRWDAQARPVPADGVRTALAAVQDDTELIVVDPASDTEFVLRRPAVWAIGRGELWEAPHASPEVYAGLHESIGGELAVLDLTLEPGDPRARLRGPELIVRLHLIDGLDSHELDAVLKRLAARWAADDRVAVLVDSLTVKLVRASAA
- the priA gene encoding bifunctional 1-(5-phosphoribosyl)-5-((5-phosphoribosylamino)methylideneamino)imidazole-4-carboxamide isomerase/phosphoribosylanthranilate isomerase PriA; translated protein: MNDFASIPELTLLPAVDVADGKAVRLTQGEAGTETSYGDPVDAALAWARDGAQWIHLVDLDAAFGRGSNAAVLRKAIKQLKGVQVELSGGIRDDATLEAALESGAARINLGTAALENPEWAADVIGRYGDAIAVGLDVRGTTLAARGWTREGGDLWEVLERLEDAGCSRYVVTDVTKDGMLNGPNIDLLREITTRTPKPVIASGGISSLDDIAALRELVPLGVEGAIVGKALYAGAFTLPEALDVAGH
- the hisH gene encoding imidazole glycerol phosphate synthase subunit HisH, which codes for MSDAPLVAVLDYGSGNVHSAVKALAEAGADARLTSDRGLLQDAAGLVVPGVGAFQAVMDQLRASRGHEIIERRLAGGMPVLGICVGMQVLFEHGVERGNDTEGLGQWPGVVTELDAPVLPHIGWNTVRAGEDSVLFRGIEDERFYFVHSYGAQSWTLDVMHPFTPPVLTWCDYGAPFLAAVENGPLSATQFHPEKSGAAGIRLLSNWISSLPTGR
- the hisB gene encoding imidazoleglycerol-phosphate dehydratase HisB gives rise to the protein MSTAAPRTATLRRSTSESTVEIELNLDGTGRSSIETTVPFYDHLLTAFAKHSLTDLTVRASGDTHIDVHHTVEDTAIVLGQAIRQALGDKSGISRYGDALVPLDEALAQAVVDISGRPYLVHTGEPAGFELHLIGGHFTGSMVRHTFEALAFNAGLTMHVTLVGGRDPHHIAEAEYKAVARAFRQAKALDPLVHGIPSTKGAL
- a CDS encoding histidinol-phosphate transaminase — protein: MDRVSARLEDLPIRDDLRGLTPYGAPQAPLPVALNVNENTHPVPAAVADDILDAVGQALAEINRYPDREFTALREGFADYLGHGLTREQIWAANGSNEVLQHLLQAFAGPGRTALGFGPTYSMYPLLARATGAGFVAGTRASDYSLSADDAAAQVERAAPDVVFLCSPNNPTGTPLRLDVIEAVYEAARGIVIVDEAYQEFAPRDERSALTLLPGRERLVVSRTMSKAFAFAGARVGYLAADPALIDALRLVRLPYHLSALTQAAATAALRHAPTMLAMVDDIVEQRDRISATVSALGYTPYESWTNFVLFSGLDDPKAAWQALYDRGILVRDVGIAHSLRVTAGTEEETSAFLDALASL
- a CDS encoding LysM peptidoglycan-binding domain-containing protein, giving the protein MSTIDIAGPRPVVVRTRLRLTTRGRRVLVALASAPVVVAVSIAMLSGGGAVASSERPADPASFETVTVQPGDTLWSLAGEIAPDADPRDVIDAIMRLNALSSARLDVGQSIALPLEYTPGR